The Algoriphagus halophilus sequence ATAGATGACTTTTGTCACACTATTATGCTTCTTTTAAAATATTGGATTCAATAGTTTGAATCAATTGATGTGCTGGCACCACTCCGGATTGTCTCCAAAGGATTTTCCCTTTTTGGAACAAAATCAACGTAGGAACACCTCGTACTTGAAATTTGCTCGCTGCCAATGGGTTTTTATCCACATCAACTTTCAATATTTTGACCTTGTCTCCCATTTGTCTGGAAGTATCTTCCAAAATAGGATGCATCATCTTACAAGGGCCACACCAAGTTGCAGTAAAGTCTACCAACACTGGCTGGTCTCCGTCAATTAATTCCTGAAAGGTTTTAGGTTGTGCGCTCATGGTCATTTAATTTATTTAACATAACAAAAGTACAGAGTCAATAGGTTCTCTACAGTAATTTTTATCACAAAGGGCTAGATTTCTATTTTACCTTTAACTTTTAAAAAGTGCTAAAAAATCCTCAGTTGGGAATTATTTTTTTATTTTCGCCAGTCTAATATTCCGAATTAATGCTCAAGTATAAGCAAATCAATAATTTAACCGGCTGGGTGGTTTTTACCGTGGCCGCGATCGTATATATTTTGACAGCCGAAGAGACGGCAAGTTTCTGGGATCCAGGAGAATTCATCGCTGTTTCTTATAAACTGCAAGTGCCCCACCCTCCAGGAGCACCATTCTTTTTGCTGGTTTACCGAATGTTTAGCTTCCTAGCGCTAGGTGATCCCTTAGAGGTGGCTTATTGGATGAATGTAGGAAGTGCGCTTTTTTCTGCATTTACTATTTTATTCCTGTTCTGGTCCATTACCCTCTTTGGAAGAAGACTTTACAAAATGGAGGAAGGAAAAGAGAGCAAAGGGCAAGTAATTACCTTAATGGGTGCTGGAATCGTAGGTTCCTTGTTTTATACATTCAGTGACAGCTTTTGGTTTTCAGCGGTGGAAGCAGAAGTATACGCCATGTCTTCTTTCTTTACTGCCATTGTCATCTGGGCATTTTTGAAATGGGATGTCATCAAAGATCCTAGAGATGAAAATAAATGGATGATCTTCATCGCTTATTTGGTAGGACTTTCCATTGGCGTTCACTTGCTAAACTTAGTGACCCTACCTGCTCTGGCGCTGATTTATTATTTTAAGAAGTATGAGAAACCAACTATAAAAGGTGCCATTCTTGCCTTTTTGGGCGGTGGAGTAGCCTTGGTCATCATCAACAACTTTATTATTCCTGGCTTACCTAGCCTTGCAGGTTCCATGGAGATATTCTTTGTCAATTCTTTAGGACTTCCTTTTGGATCAGGGATTATCTTCTTTGCGATTGTGTTCTTTACGGCTTTGTTTTTTGCTTATAAATATTCCAGAAGCAAGGAAAAT is a genomic window containing:
- the trxA gene encoding thioredoxin, coding for MSAQPKTFQELIDGDQPVLVDFTATWCGPCKMMHPILEDTSRQMGDKVKILKVDVDKNPLAASKFQVRGVPTLILFQKGKILWRQSGVVPAHQLIQTIESNILKEA